DNA sequence from the Pedobacter schmidteae genome:
AGACCTAAGGTATTCCATAAATCTGTAAACGCACTCACCATATTTAAATTAGTTGAAGAAGGACTCGGTGTAGCTATTGTACCCACCTCACTTCAGTATGGTTACAACCTGAAGGTAAAATTTATAGAGTTGAAAAATATTCCACAACGAACTGAATTGTATGTTGCCTGGAAAGAATCAAACCGCAATCCGGCCTTAAAAAACGTAATCGAATTGTTGCTGGATAAAAAGGTGCTGCCCTGATATCGGGCAGCACCAACCAATTTACCAAATTGAGCTTTACTGAAGCACGACCTTTAGTGTATATACACTGATATTTTTACCGGTTTGTGAAGTTACCGTATATGTTTTCGGTGTTGAGAAACTAGTATAGTAGCCCATTTCCGGGGATACCTTAGCAAATTTTGACTGACCTGTAAGTATGCACCTGATAAACAGATTACTCAGATCGGTACCTGTTTTTGCCGTTACGGTAATGTTTAAGGGCGTACCTGCAACATCCAGTCTTTCATTTCCCGAAGCTATATCAACCACTATTTTGGGGATACTTTTACTAACAACCACATCTTTAGCGCTGGCATCGAGTAATGTGATATCCTGTATAAAAGCCTGATCTATCTGGCTGCTGATAATCGGATCGTCCGTTTTTGAACAACCACCTCCTGTTGTTGCTATAATCAACAACAGGAATATATATTTAAATGAATTTTTCATTAGGATATTATTGAATTTCAACTGATTTATTGAGTTTAAGTTTTACCATCCAAAGTTTTGTTCAAGATTTGGGTTTTTTGCCCGTTCGGTACTTGGTATCGGCATGTAATACATATAAGGTTGAAATACCGATGCTTTCGGATCAACCACAACCCTTTCATATTTCCAGGCAACAGGTGTGGTAACCGGAATGGTTAGATCAGTAGGTAGGGTTACTCCTGCGGGTAAAGAGATCCGCATCCCCGTATAGCGTTTACCGTTCAATACTTTAGGATTATCGGCTATCTTCCATCGGCGCAAATCCCAGTAACGCTTCATTTCGTAGCAAAGTTCCACATAGCGTTCATTTCTGATTAGGGTACGTGCCGAATCCTGGGTAATACCAACCCCGAGATCAGTTTTTATTCCCGCACGCTTGCGCAGATCATTCAGTGCTTTATAAACAGTTGCATCAGGTCCAACAGCTTCATTTTGCGCTTCAGCATAATTTAACATTACTTCTGCCAGTCTAATCTCGATCCAATTCTGGTCGCTCCCCTTACCACTGCTGTAACCTTTATTACTCTCGTCTACCCCTTTACGTTGGTAATAACCGGTTGTTGTACAAAACGCATTGTTTATACCATCCCGATGTCCGACATAGCTGTATTGTGTTCTTCCGCTATACTCTGCACCATTGTATACAATGGTAGCATAAAAGCGCTGATCGCGACCTACATACGGATTAGACTCGGTATAACCGGATCCAGCCTGAAAAATGGTCTTCCCATTTTCCATAGGAAAAGCATCTACCAATTCTTGTAGCGGACATCTTTTGGGGCCAATTCCTATGGCTATAGAAAGTGGTTTTGCCTGAGCATCCCAGCCATGCTCTTTATCAGGCTTACGGTACTGAACTTCAAAGATCACTTCACTATTGGTTTTATCCAGCATAATGCGCCTAACGTCGGGGTATAGGGAGTACCCTTGAGCGCCAGGAATATTCATCACATCCATTGCTGCCTTGGCCGCATCGGCCCAGCGGGTTTTGTCATTTGTTGTATTGTATAACTGGCTGGCATAAAACAACAAGGCCCTCGATTTTAAAGCCATTGCTGCACCCTTATTGGCTCTGCCGCTGGCAATTTTGTCTTTGTAAGGCAGTAGAGTTGCTGCCTCATCCAGTTCCTTAAAAATAAATTTATAACAGTCGTCAACACTGTTCCTTTTTACAAATAAATCTTCGTCACGGCCCTGCGGTTCGGTAATAATCGGAACACCACCGTAACGTTTCACCATATCAAAATAAATCAAGGCCCTCAAAAATCTCGCTTCGCCGGTAAATTGATCTTTAAGGCCTTGTGCCAAGGTGGATTTTTCTTTTATCCCTTTTAAAAATTCATTTGTCTTGCGCACTTCATCATATTTCCAATAATCGAAATAATTGGAAGAAGGAGTCCAGGTTCCCTGCAAAATATTGAAAGGATTTCCTGTTGTTGCGCCAATACGGGTCTCATCGCAGATGTTATCTACTATAGGTGGATTTGCATTATCAAACCCGGGCCTGCCCGCATAAATATTATCCAGAAACAGACGGGTTAAATTTACATCCTTCCAAACTTCATCATCAGAAAAGGAGGCAAGATTTTTTTGATCCAATACATCTTTATTACAGGATGTCAGTAGGCCGGTTATCAGCAATAGCGTTATTAAATATCTTAAATTGTTCATGTTTTTAGAAGGTTAGGTTAACGCCGATGTTGTAATTTTTTTGCTGCGGGTAATAGTTCCCTGCACTACCCGTTGTTGGCGTCACAATTCCAGAAGCCTGAGCAGCCGCAGTTGGTTTAACTGCATCGCTGGCGTCCAGTTCGGGATCGAATAATTTAAACTGGCTGATGGTAAAAAGGTTGTAAGCTGAAACATAAAACCTTAACTTGTCAATTTTTAGCTTTTTGATACCAGGGATCGTGTAACCAAACTGTAAGGACTTTAAACGCATGTAACCGGTTTTTCTTAACCAGAAATCAGAATCTTTGTTGTTGTTAGGATTGGCATCTATCCAGGCGCGCGGATATTTTGCATCCGTATTTTCGGGACTCCAGTAGTCGTTTAAGTAAGCAAATGAATTAGAGTTACCACCATTATTGAACATGTTACGCGCGGTGCCAGTCATAAAAAAATCGCTCTGAGCGGCGCCTTGCAACAATGCAGCAAAGTCAAAACCTTTCCAGTCGGCACTTAAAAACAGTCCAAACGTAAGCTTAGGAATTGCACCATCCTTAGAGATCACATCAATATCTGAATCATCAATTACACCATCGCCATTTTTATCCACATACCTGATGTCACCAGCAGCAGTAGTAGTAGTTTGAAACGGTGCGTTTTTGACTTCCTGATCCGACTGAAATAGACCAGATGAAGTTAGTCCGTAGCGATAGTCCAGCACTTTTCCAACTCGTCTTTTGTATAAGGGATCGCCTGCTGCATCATCCAACACAATGCCAATGTTTTGGGCATATGCCATGTTGGCTTTCACAAAGAAATTGACCTGATTGATATGACTATTGTGCGATAAAGTGATCTCGTAACCTTTATTATCTACCACGGCATAATTTTCAGAGGGTAGTGTCCTACCAAATGTTCCTGGTATGGACAGTATTCTAGGCTGTAATATGTTCGTTGTACGTTTGTAAAAATAATCAAGTTCGAAGCCTAACTTTCCGTTAAAAAGTGTTCCCTCAAGGCCCACATCGATAGTTTTAGCCCTTTCCCAGGTGATATTCGGATTTGGGTAAACACCATAGATTAATGTTCTTTCAATTTCCGTATTGTTAAATATAGCTATCGGACTGTTTAGTGTTGAAAAAGCATCTACATATTGATAAGGGTTTACCCTGTCATTGCCCAATATTCCATAAGATGCCCTGAGTTTAAGATTATTGATAAAACTTAGGGTTGGATTGTCTTTTATAAAGGCTTCTTCAGAAATTCTCCATCCTGCAGATACCGCAGGAAAAAAACCATATCTTTTTCCCGGTGGGAAAATGGTTGATCCGTCATACCGGAATGAAGTTTCAAAAAGGTATTTTCCTGCATAGGCATAGTTCATTCTACCCACAAAACTTTTTCTGCCAGTTTGTGTTGCCGTTCCATTGTTATCTTTATTGGTGTCGCCACCTGCAAAAAGCTGATCAATCGTATTGGAAGGAAAATCGGTGCGATAGGCATTAAATTTATCCATATTTCCGGACGATTGTTCATACAACACCAAACCTGACACATCGTGTTTACCAAAACTTTTCTGATAGTTTAACGAAAGGTTGATGGTACTACTTACCGGCTGTTCAAAACTCTCATTAAGCTCGGTTTTTGTCAGGTTTCTTCCAACTACCTTGGTTCCTGTAATGTTACCAGCTGCATCTTCATCATACATGGTATAAGGAAGATAAAATTCTTTAACAAATTTGTAGCCTTTACTATAATTGAACCTACCAATCAGGGACAATCCTTTTGTAACGAATGGGAGTTCCTGTTTAAATCCGAGGGTACCGGCAAGTGTATTGTTGGTATCGTGGATATAACCTGACTCATTAATATCCAGCACCGGGTGTTCCCCCGTCGTATTTTTAGCAAGGCCATCCGGATAAAAAGCATTAAAAACCGGCTTCTGTCTGATCACATGTCCAAATATGAGGGCATCAGTAAAAGAAGGACTGTGATTGATGGTGTTCTGCGCGTCAATGTCGACCGTAATTGTCAGGTTCTGATTGATTCTGGCATCCACATTGGACCTGAAATTGTAACGCTTAAAACTGATGTTGTTGTACATCCCTTTCTGATCAGTATAGCCTCCGGAAAAAAAATATTTGATATTTTCCGAACCTCCATCAACATTAATGTTGTGTTGCATTTGTACCGGATTGTCTTTAAAAGACGCCGCATACCAATCTGTTCCAATTTTTCCACTTTGAAAATCCTGCAATTGCTGTTCTGTATAGAACAATGGATTGTTTGTCGGATTTCCATTGTTATTTAATCTTGCCGCATTATTGGCCAGCGCGTATTCATAAGCATTCATCAGTTTAGGGTAAGTAGTTGGCCGCTGTACCCCCACATAACTGTTGTAGCTAAATTTGGGTTTACCCAGGTGCCCGCGTTTTGTGGTCACCAATATTACACCATTGGCCGCTCTGGCACCATAAACCGCTGCCGAAGCAGCATCTTTTAGCACACTAATGCTCTCCACCTCATTCGGGTCCAGCTGATCAAAACCACGAACAATTCCATCCACCACCACCAGTGCTTCGTTGCTACCAAAACTACCTTTACCCCTCACTGCAATTGCAGAACCGGAACCGGGCTTACCACCACCATTTACAACCGTCAAGCCAGGTAACAAACCTGCCAATGAATTGGTTAAATTGGAGGTTGGTGCCTGTTTTACTTCGGCAGATGAAATGGAAGAGATTGCACCCGTTATACTAGCTCTTTTCTGGGTACCATACCCAACAACAACAACCGCATTTAAATCGGCGCCGACTTCTTTCAGCACAACATTTATTTTCTCCCTACCGCTAACGGCTATGGTTTGAGTGGCAAAGCCGATATAACTAAATACCAGTACAGCATTTTCTTCCACTTTTATCTGGTAAGTTCCATCAGGCTTGGTCATGCTACCTGTTTTTGAGCTCTCCACATGGATGCTTACTCCAGGCAAAGGCACACCTTTTTCATCGGTCACCATACCGGTTACCATAATGGGTTTTACTGCGGGGGCCACTTCAGGTGTGCGCTTTCGGACTATAATCGTATTTTTATCGATGGTGTAAGTTAATGGCTGACCGGCAAAGCATTTTTCCAATACTTCATTAATGGTCGCATTTTCAAGATTGATATCAACGGGGTGGGCCTGCTTTAACATCTGGGTGTTGTACAGAAAAATATAACCGCTTTGGGCTTTTACTTTCTTAAACACCTTATCCAGAGGAACATCATTTAAACTCAGATTGATGTTTTGTGCAAAGCCCCCGGCGCTCACCTGCATTATTACAACTAACAATAAAAGGGTTGTGAGTTTCATTATCAATAGGAATTTTTTCGCAATCAGGTTTCCGTGTGCGTTTTTCAACGCAGCATAAAATTTCATATATTTGGTTGTTAAAGGTTAAAATATAAGTAGTTGACACCATCAATAGGCTGTGTATTAACCAATATTAAACCGGGGGCGCCGCAAACGCTCCTGGTTTTTTGGTTAAAAACCTCTAGGGTAAAATTTAGGGCATAACGATAATCCTCCCTTCTTCTACTTTAAAATGAATGGCCCCGGTTAGCTCCAGCATTTTTAATACCTCGGTTACGTTTTTATAACGCGAAATGGTACCATCAAAATCCATATGTTCTACGTTGCCTTTATAAATCACCTCTACATTGTACCAGCGCGAAATTTTGCGCATGATACTTTGAATGTTTTCATTGCTGAACAAAAAATAACCACTTTTCCATGCAGTTACTTCTTCCGTATTGGCAGGTTCAATTTTTAAATAACTATCCGCATTACCTGCCATTGCCTGTTGCCCAGGCTTCAAAAGCGCCGTTTCCGTTCCGTTGTTTATTTTCACCGAACCTTCCAGTAAAATGGTTCTTATTTTAGGTTCGTCGGAATAAGCCATCACATTAAAATGAGTGCCCAGTACTTCCACCTCCATTTTGTTAACTTTTACCTTAAATGGCATTTGCTTGTTTTTCGCCACTTCGAAATAAGCTTCTCCATTTAATTCCACGATCCTTTCTTTGCCACTAAAGCCCGCCGGAAATTTCAATGTTGAAGCTGCATTTAGCCAGACTTTGGTGCCATCGCTCAATACAAGATTAAACTGTCCTCCTCTGGGTGTACTGATGACATTCCATTCGGCTGGTCGTAGTGTCACAGCAGATTCTGAACTATTTTTACCTACTGCATATACAATTTGTCCATTTTTAGTTTTATCAATGGTGGCATTTCCCTGCCGGGCCAGGCTACCATTTCCGGCATGGTCTAAAACAATCTGAGATCCATCAGCCAAAGTCAGTACAGCTTTGTCCCCTCCCGGCAAGACATCACCTTTTAGCGCCACGGGTTGTTTTTTTACCAGTGCTGGTCTTGTGGTTATGTTAGGTTCATAAAACAGATAGGTAAATAAGCAAATACCTATCAAAGCAGCCGCAACAACCAGCCACCTGGTTCTTAAAAATACACTTTTAGTTGGGGGTGGTACAACAACATGCTCCTGCAATTGATGATAAATTTTATTTCGGGTAAGCTCCTTACTACCCATCTGCTCCATGTCCCATGGCTGGTCATTCAGTTCAAAGTCATCCAAATAAGTAAGCAGTTGCTTTGCTTCCATTGGCGTAGCCTTTCCTGAAAACACCTTATCGTACAGCAAAAAATATTCTTCTTTGTTCATCAATTTACATTCGGTTATCTGCTAAGAGACTTTTTTGATCCCGCACACACATACAATTGAAAAATATTTTTTCTCACAAAGGTGCCAGCGCCAAAATTGTTTAATCAAATGCCAAATACAGTGCTCAATTATGGATCAGATAATGCATAATTTTAATTAACCAAATATGCAGGAGAACCAGTTGACCGATTTAGAACTGTGGGAAGCGATTAGCCAAAATAATGACATTAATGCATTTAACATGCTGTTTGAAAGATATTGGTCTAAAATTTTCACTACCGCTTTTTCCTATCTAAAGGATAAGGAGGCTTGTAATGAAATTACCCATGATATATTTTTAAATATCTGGTTGAAGCGAAATCAGCTCCACATTGAATCTTTTGCCGCATATCTGCGTGCCTCGGCCCGCTACCATGTATACAAACATCAAAAGCTGATAAAAAATACGCTGGTACAATATACCGATAACCTGGAATGCATCGACAGCAACCACTGTAACAATCATTGTGATGAAGAAATAAGATATACAGAACTGGAAATTCAGATGAAAAACCATCTAAATGACTTACCCAAGCGTTGCAGCGAAATATTTATTTTGAGCAGGATGGAACATTTATCTAACGATGAAATTGCAAATCGTTTGCAGATCTCCAAACGTACGGTCGAAAATCAACTTACACATGCCCTTCGTCATTTACGGATATCCCTAAAAGATCTTTCTGTGGCAATCCTTCTATTCCATTACCTGCGCAAATAGATGGATGCTCAACAATACAATACCAATTAATCAAAAGCCAGCTTATCGGCACCCGATATTTTTTGAATATGGCAAGCACAAGCTCCCCCAGCGACCTTCATTATCGTTGATTTAGTTTGACCGGTTGCCTCCAGCTTTCCGCTGATTTTGATGTCATCTCCCTCAGCAGATAATTTGTTCCGATCGGAATCATCCAGAACGATATAAGTGCCCGGAGCCAAAGATAAACCGGACACATTCCTTTTAACACTTTCGCCGGTACGCATGTTTACAACACTATAGTCCTTGACTGCAACACCGGTTCCTGATTTATCTGTAAAGGTAAAAACGATAGATCGAGATTCCGTAGTACAGATTCGGTTCCGGCAGTCCGAGATTTCTTTTTTATGGCAAGCCATGAAAACAATTACGCAAAACAGCACATAAACAATTTTATACATAGCGATTGGTTTTTCTATCAAAACGTATAAAATTAAAAAAACGCTACATGTCCGATTGAACAAAGGTAAACATCCACTTTTGAGGATTTTTCCAGTCCGCCCCTTAAAAAAACAATAGGCAATTTAATGACCACCTGTTAAAATTTCATTCAGCAAAGTCATACAATACCATTCTTGTCTTGGTAAATGAAAAGGCCCCTTATACAAATTACCCTTTGCACTTTGGGCCAGGCTCCCGTCTTTGTGCAGGTAACCAAACCATTCCCCATTTTTTTTATCGTGAAAATGTCCATAAGAATATTCATGGACCATTTTATGCCATTCCGCATATTTTTTCTCACCAGTCATAGTGTATGCCAAAAGTGTAGCAATAATCACTTCGTTATGCGGCCACCAGAATTTCATGTCCTGCCAATATTCCTGTACGGGTTTATCGTATACATCCCTGAAATATAAAATCCCTCCATTTTGCTTATCCCAACCACGTTCCCACATATAATCAAGCATTTTACAGCCCAGTTTGATTAAGCGCTCGTCATTGTTCCTGTATTTAGCTTCGTGCAAAATAAACCAAGCGCCTTCAATAGCATGGCCCGGATTTAAAGTGCGCCCGTCTATATGGTTCACAATACTTCCGTCAAGGGCAACCTGCTCCATTACACAACGTATATCGTCTTTAACAAAATAGGTTTCTATTTCATTGATCCATTTATCAATCCATTCATCACAACGCGGGTCGCCAATGGTTTCTCTCAATTGCTGTGCGGTGTTCATCATAATCATGGGTACGCCGATACCTTTGGTTGGCCGGGTGTCCGTATATTTTGGCGGAAGTATTCCCGGTGTAGTTGAATATTCTATACATTTACCAAATAGATAGCGCGCTTTTTCTGTAGCGGATTTATCTCCACTCGCTCTAGCGTAGGCAGCGTTTGCGATAACTGCAAAGGTTTCTGAGAAATAATAACGGCGCTTACGGATGGGTTGTCCATCACGGGTTACATGAAAGAACATCTGACCATCGGTATCAAAACAGTATCTATTCAAAAAATCTATTCCCGACTTCGCTCCATCCAGCCATTCTTGCTTTTTTTCAACCGTATTGTACAAGGTCGACAATAACCAGGCTGCCCTACCTTGTATCCAAACTGCTTTATCATCATCAATCAGGCTACCATCCTGATCACGCATCAACAGATACCCACCATATTCCTGATCAATTGATCTCGGAAACCAGAAAGGTACGGTATCGGTTAATAATTGTTTCTTATAAAAATCCTGAAGATCTTTTAATTCTTTTAGTCCGTATTTCATCTATATTCTTTTTATGTATATCGATTTTTTTTCAATAGCATTTCTACACCCGATAGTATCGGGCAGCATTTAATTATTGATTTTGGTATGTTTTATTTAATGATATCCTTCACCGGAATTTTAACAAAAAGTAAAGAACCGACACCTTCATACAGCAACCCGACAGTATGGTCATCTACTTTGGTTAGCGCCGAATAACCATAGCAATTGCGGCTATCAACTAGTAACTGATTGACGGGCAACCAGGTTTCGCCCATATCCAGACTGGCTTTTATGGTGATGTCTTTTCTTGATTTTGAATCATTAGGATTGCAAAAAAACAGTACATCTTTCAAGTGACCTTTAACCATAACTTTTGCCTTGATAAATGCTGCCATACAAACGGGCTCCTGAAGTGTGTTGCGGGAAGTAGCATGTTCTTGCCAGCTTTTACCGAAGTCCGCAGTCGTAGCAATACTTCTAAAGCCTCCTCTATTATCGCGCATATTTAGCATCAACGTACCCTGGGCAGTTTCCACAAGCTGACTTTCGGTGGTGTTGGATTTTGCACCGATACCACTTTTCCAGCTCTTGCCATGATCATCACTATAAATTAGTGTAGCATGTGGCATTTTCTGAGCATCCCAGTATTGAGCCGGAAAAACCAGTTTACCATCAGTCATAGCAATTCCGTTACCCGGACCTGGGAAAAACAGCCTCCATTCCGGGTTTTTAACCTGACTGGTAATGCTATAAGGTTTAGTCCAGGTCAATCCGTCATCAGTACTGCTGGTTATAACAAACTGTCCGGTTTCCTCCGGTGATAACCCCGGTCCTGAGCCTGCAATAGAGCGGTTCCCCTTACTCCATAAAGCAGCTACATAAATCGTTTTAGTTACCGGATCAAACAGCACACAAGGGTCTCCTGCACCACTATTGTCTTTTGGGCCTTCCATATCTATAATGTTTTTCATCTCCCCCCAACTCTGTCCGCCATTTGTACTTCTGCTCATTCCCACATCAATATTTGCGGGCAAATCTCTACTATCGTCATAACGGATATCATATACAGCGATAAGTGTTCCTTTATCCGTAGTAATCATCCCCGGAATCCGATAGGTATGCACATTTTCGTCTTTAGGTAAGCGTAAGCCTATCCCTATGTATTTTGCGGTAACTGACCTCTGATTTATTTTATAAATCACTCCTGTTTTGTCTGTCAACTGCTCAACATTTAAAGTGATTTTGTGCGCGGTATTTGCGCCTGTTTTAAGGCTTAAGCTAACCCAGAAAATATGTTGCCCAACTACAGGTTTACTTTCAAATGGAATAGTGAATTTTTTACCTGTCGGAATCACACTCCCCAACAGCTCTGTGCCCGTAAAGTCTGGTTTCTCATTTCCCTTATAGAGCTCGATACGCTCGATATCGCCCAAGGAAACATTCCCTATTATACCACTTATCGCGTTAAAATTCAATTCTTTATGACCTTTCGGGATATTTACTTCAATTCTTACACAAGGGTTGATTGCCTGCCTGGTAAATACAGGGTTAACACTCTCTGTTGCAGCAACACTTACCACACTAGTACCCAATCTATCATATAATTTTTGTGTACATGCCACCCCGCATAAAACAAGTAGTGCCAATAAGTACTTACCAAAAGTATTTTTGAATATGGTTATCATAATTTGTTTTTTAAATAATAGAATAAGACTCATCGGTAAAATCATTCGCCCTGGGTCTAAGAAAATAGAGTTGAATGACAAGGACTATCAATACAATCCCTGCAAGCATAGCGAAATCTTTTCCCAGACTTCCAGCATCTGAGGATTTCCCAAGCAAGTTTGTAATATAAGCTCCTGAGAAGACACCTGTCATGTTCATTAGTCCATAAGCTGTTGCCCTGTATCTGGCCGATACGAACTGACATAAAATAGGCATATTATTGGCATCGAACATTCCAAAGCCTATCCCGAAGCCTATTGCCGCACCTACAACATGAAAAAGAGAATGACCAAAACCCAACAGCAATAACGAAGGTATGGTAAGAGACAAGCCAATGGCACTAGTATAAATTCTTCCTTTAATATTTTTTTGCACCCATTTATCCGATAGCACACCACCAAATATGACACCTAAAAATGAAGACGCCGCAATAGTAATGGTCGACAATGGTCCCGCCATAGCCATTGGAATATTTAAATTCTGTGCAAAAAGTGTAGGTAGCCAATTTTTTGCAGCCCAGCCCGGCAAACTAGGCACCGCAAAATAAAAAAGTATCACCCAAAATGAAAGGTTCGTCAGCAACAATCCAACACCTTTAAAAGCCGATGATTTCGAGATTACGCGCATATTTATCTCCTGCATTTCATCAGTCACTTTTTTCTCTTTTAAAAAGAAGATCAAAACCAGGGCATATATAATTCCTGCAAGTCCAAAATAATGAAAAGTAGTCTGCCAGGAAAAAGCTGCTGCTACCGTAGCCCCAAATCCACCTAAAGCTTGTCCCATATACAATCCGGTCATATGTATACCTATGGCAAGCGACCTGGTTTTTGGAGAATGAAAATCCGCAATCAGCGATAATCCGGCAGGAATGTACAAGGCCTCACTAA
Encoded proteins:
- a CDS encoding RagB/SusD family nutrient uptake outer membrane protein, which gives rise to MNNLRYLITLLLITGLLTSCNKDVLDQKNLASFSDDEVWKDVNLTRLFLDNIYAGRPGFDNANPPIVDNICDETRIGATTGNPFNILQGTWTPSSNYFDYWKYDEVRKTNEFLKGIKEKSTLAQGLKDQFTGEARFLRALIYFDMVKRYGGVPIITEPQGRDEDLFVKRNSVDDCYKFIFKELDEAATLLPYKDKIASGRANKGAAMALKSRALLFYASQLYNTTNDKTRWADAAKAAMDVMNIPGAQGYSLYPDVRRIMLDKTNSEVIFEVQYRKPDKEHGWDAQAKPLSIAIGIGPKRCPLQELVDAFPMENGKTIFQAGSGYTESNPYVGRDQRFYATIVYNGAEYSGRTQYSYVGHRDGINNAFCTTTGYYQRKGVDESNKGYSSGKGSDQNWIEIRLAEVMLNYAEAQNEAVGPDATVYKALNDLRKRAGIKTDLGVGITQDSARTLIRNERYVELCYEMKRYWDLRRWKIADNPKVLNGKRYTGMRISLPAGVTLPTDLTIPVTTPVAWKYERVVVDPKASVFQPYMYYMPIPSTERAKNPNLEQNFGW
- a CDS encoding TonB-dependent receptor codes for the protein MKFYAALKNAHGNLIAKKFLLIMKLTTLLLLVVIMQVSAGGFAQNINLSLNDVPLDKVFKKVKAQSGYIFLYNTQMLKQAHPVDINLENATINEVLEKCFAGQPLTYTIDKNTIIVRKRTPEVAPAVKPIMVTGMVTDEKGVPLPGVSIHVESSKTGSMTKPDGTYQIKVEENAVLVFSYIGFATQTIAVSGREKINVVLKEVGADLNAVVVVGYGTQKRASITGAISSISSAEVKQAPTSNLTNSLAGLLPGLTVVNGGGKPGSGSAIAVRGKGSFGSNEALVVVDGIVRGFDQLDPNEVESISVLKDAASAAVYGARAANGVILVTTKRGHLGKPKFSYNSYVGVQRPTTYPKLMNAYEYALANNAARLNNNGNPTNNPLFYTEQQLQDFQSGKIGTDWYAASFKDNPVQMQHNINVDGGSENIKYFFSGGYTDQKGMYNNISFKRYNFRSNVDARINQNLTITVDIDAQNTINHSPSFTDALIFGHVIRQKPVFNAFYPDGLAKNTTGEHPVLDINESGYIHDTNNTLAGTLGFKQELPFVTKGLSLIGRFNYSKGYKFVKEFYLPYTMYDEDAAGNITGTKVVGRNLTKTELNESFEQPVSSTINLSLNYQKSFGKHDVSGLVLYEQSSGNMDKFNAYRTDFPSNTIDQLFAGGDTNKDNNGTATQTGRKSFVGRMNYAYAGKYLFETSFRYDGSTIFPPGKRYGFFPAVSAGWRISEEAFIKDNPTLSFINNLKLRASYGILGNDRVNPYQYVDAFSTLNSPIAIFNNTEIERTLIYGVYPNPNITWERAKTIDVGLEGTLFNGKLGFELDYFYKRTTNILQPRILSIPGTFGRTLPSENYAVVDNKGYEITLSHNSHINQVNFFVKANMAYAQNIGIVLDDAAGDPLYKRRVGKVLDYRYGLTSSGLFQSDQEVKNAPFQTTTTAAGDIRYVDKNGDGVIDDSDIDVISKDGAIPKLTFGLFLSADWKGFDFAALLQGAAQSDFFMTGTARNMFNNGGNSNSFAYLNDYWSPENTDAKYPRAWIDANPNNNKDSDFWLRKTGYMRLKSLQFGYTIPGIKKLKIDKLRFYVSAYNLFTISQFKLFDPELDASDAVKPTAAAQASGIVTPTTGSAGNYYPQQKNYNIGVNLTF
- a CDS encoding FecR family protein yields the protein MNKEEYFLLYDKVFSGKATPMEAKQLLTYLDDFELNDQPWDMEQMGSKELTRNKIYHQLQEHVVVPPPTKSVFLRTRWLVVAAALIGICLFTYLFYEPNITTRPALVKKQPVALKGDVLPGGDKAVLTLADGSQIVLDHAGNGSLARQGNATIDKTKNGQIVYAVGKNSSESAVTLRPAEWNVISTPRGGQFNLVLSDGTKVWLNAASTLKFPAGFSGKERIVELNGEAYFEVAKNKQMPFKVKVNKMEVEVLGTHFNVMAYSDEPKIRTILLEGSVKINNGTETALLKPGQQAMAGNADSYLKIEPANTEEVTAWKSGYFLFSNENIQSIMRKISRWYNVEVIYKGNVEHMDFDGTISRYKNVTEVLKMLELTGAIHFKVEEGRIIVMP
- a CDS encoding sigma-70 family RNA polymerase sigma factor; this encodes MQENQLTDLELWEAISQNNDINAFNMLFERYWSKIFTTAFSYLKDKEACNEITHDIFLNIWLKRNQLHIESFAAYLRASARYHVYKHQKLIKNTLVQYTDNLECIDSNHCNNHCDEEIRYTELEIQMKNHLNDLPKRCSEIFILSRMEHLSNDEIANRLQISKRTVENQLTHALRHLRISLKDLSVAILLFHYLRK
- a CDS encoding AGE family epimerase/isomerase translates to MKYGLKELKDLQDFYKKQLLTDTVPFWFPRSIDQEYGGYLLMRDQDGSLIDDDKAVWIQGRAAWLLSTLYNTVEKKQEWLDGAKSGIDFLNRYCFDTDGQMFFHVTRDGQPIRKRRYYFSETFAVIANAAYARASGDKSATEKARYLFGKCIEYSTTPGILPPKYTDTRPTKGIGVPMIMMNTAQQLRETIGDPRCDEWIDKWINEIETYFVKDDIRCVMEQVALDGSIVNHIDGRTLNPGHAIEGAWFILHEAKYRNNDERLIKLGCKMLDYMWERGWDKQNGGILYFRDVYDKPVQEYWQDMKFWWPHNEVIIATLLAYTMTGEKKYAEWHKMVHEYSYGHFHDKKNGEWFGYLHKDGSLAQSAKGNLYKGPFHLPRQEWYCMTLLNEILTGGH
- a CDS encoding sialidase family protein translates to MITIFKNTFGKYLLALLVLCGVACTQKLYDRLGTSVVSVAATESVNPVFTRQAINPCVRIEVNIPKGHKELNFNAISGIIGNVSLGDIERIELYKGNEKPDFTGTELLGSVIPTGKKFTIPFESKPVVGQHIFWVSLSLKTGANTAHKITLNVEQLTDKTGVIYKINQRSVTAKYIGIGLRLPKDENVHTYRIPGMITTDKGTLIAVYDIRYDDSRDLPANIDVGMSRSTNGGQSWGEMKNIIDMEGPKDNSGAGDPCVLFDPVTKTIYVAALWSKGNRSIAGSGPGLSPEETGQFVITSSTDDGLTWTKPYSITSQVKNPEWRLFFPGPGNGIAMTDGKLVFPAQYWDAQKMPHATLIYSDDHGKSWKSGIGAKSNTTESQLVETAQGTLMLNMRDNRGGFRSIATTADFGKSWQEHATSRNTLQEPVCMAAFIKAKVMVKGHLKDVLFFCNPNDSKSRKDITIKASLDMGETWLPVNQLLVDSRNCYGYSALTKVDDHTVGLLYEGVGSLLFVKIPVKDIIK